Within Populus trichocarpa isolate Nisqually-1 chromosome 6, P.trichocarpa_v4.1, whole genome shotgun sequence, the genomic segment GCAAGAGGAGCTAGTCCAAGCAGTTAAAGATGCACAGGAAATGGACTTCTTCATCTGAAGTGGCATGTTTAATACCAGAAGCCGACAAAGTTTCCAACCATACTGTTGATGCTGAAACTAGAACACAAAGGGAGCAAAATTGTATTGTTGAAACAATGTTATCTGTTGTCTGTATTCAAAACTATCCAGTGTGTATGTAGTTTAAATCCAAAAGGTATTAAATCGAATGGGGCATTGCTTTGCTGGGATCTTTGTAGTCTAGCTGAGGTTTCAAACACAATCTTTTTTTCACAGAACGCAATCTAgtgaattcaaataaaaagaagttaCTATATACTTATGCTATCTATTTTGCCTGTTGACTCTTCATAGCCTGGTAATATTTCTGGCCCTGAAGAATTTTGTAGCATCTGTACCTGCCACATTTTCAAATGCTCCGATGCCTGATTTTGTTGATCAAAATGGTCGCAACTCATATTGGAATTGTACTTGCTCAAGTGCTGTATAACCTTAACCGGTAACTGCTTAATGAGATCAAACCTGAATAACTTGACATGACAGGTTTATTGGATCACTTCTAGGGAAAGAAAGATGCTCGGAAACTAGAAAGAGCTTCATAGGATTTGTACCTGTATCATTTTTGAATGCTTTTGAACTTTTGCTGCCTGATTTGCTTAACATGGTCTCAACTCATGAACCATCCAAGAAATCTATGAAGCTTTGAGAGTTTAGTTAGACTCAATTTGATCAAACTATGCTTCAATATGCATGAAAGCATTCATACGGCGTTTCccatattttatcatttcaaagtctaattattatataattgatttttatttctatttttcaagCATTGACTGGATTTGATCAATCTTGGTACAGCTAATAAGATTCCCTAATCAGGGTCGGCACATGTACAACCTTAACTTCCAAGGTAATAGCAGAGATCCTCCACCTAATCAAGATTTGATCAATCTTATTGGAGTTCTAGACAATATTGGTATTTGGAAACAAGGGTTGGTTGTTGAAGGCATTGAGATTAGACCGAAAGAGGGTAACTACACGAGCAAATTAGTGTCTTTCGATGCTTTTCGATGCGTAGACGAGGAGATAATTTTGTAGGGCTTGTAGAGAAGTTTGTTTTGCTGTGTCGGCCATTGATTTTCAGACAGGGAGGCTGGTAGGGGCCGAgcctgaaagaaaaaattattaatattatatccCTAGAAAAAGAGCATAGATTTTGACCCTCCTAGAAAAACCATGCTAGTCTTGCACCCTAAAATTTAATCCCGACTCCCGCTTGTTTGCAGGATTCGTTTGTATCAAGCTAGGGTTTCATAGATGGCAATTTAGtgctttcaaataaaattgtCTCAAATGctagtttatttttacattttaaaaatattttttaaaaaaattattatttttttattttttttgttattttaaattaatatttttttagtatttttagataattttgatatactgatatcaaaaataattttttttaaaataaaaaaatattattttaatgtattttcaagtaaaaaatattttaaaaaattaccgttatttattctttcaaacaccctcttaattACTGCGAGAACTTGATACAACCCTAATATTCCTTGCTATGATAATGTTGGTGGAACTCACTTATCTTGGAATCCAGTTCTTAAAGCCGGGACTAAAcatatagaaattaattttcattttgttagaGAAGAGGTAGCAAATGGAAGCATTAGAGTACAGTACATCTCtagcaaatatcaaattgctgatatatttttcaaagcTCTTGCCAGTGCTCGTTTTTCACTTCTCAGGAACAAGCTTTGCATTTTGTCAAGCAATGGTGAGTGAGTTATTACATATCTACTTTTAAGAGTgttctgactttttttttttttagtttaacatgggtgtccgggccagcttgcgcgtacctcgactaatcccacgggccctgaagttaacgaccatgtaagcctctagtggccatcatatgagcaactacagggttcgaacctgagaccacagagaaaacaaatctcttagccccaaactcttatcactggacCATCACCTAAATAGTTTAGTGTGATGACTTTTGTTTCTATTAGTACGGGTTCAGACAACATATTTGTCAGTGCACTGCCCATTCTCTGAGTGGTTACAGAGATCCTCCACCTTGGACACTAGCTAGCACATGGCGATTACGAAGACCACATGGCACACAGCTACAATCCAAGAAGTGAACCGTGTAATGGGTGGCCACGGCGGCTCTGCCGCGTCGTACATTTTAGATACTCCACAGCTAAAAGTTACAAAGTTACCGCCTCTGACTCGGATCTCATTTTTCTATCATTAATCATTTGCTAATCccaagtaattaaataaattaatgttgcTTTTAAGTATTAAATATTCGTTATTTGAATGGGAAACcactttttgcttttttttttcttatcattttatattcaaattttatgagaataagtataatttattcttatattttcgTTCACCTTTtgatttatcctttttattatatataatatataatagttattaaacctcaTAGTAAAACCAAACTATAAGTTAAtagatttcttttaataaatgcaaaataacaatgtctttttttaattaatagatttttattagGTTTAAATGGATTATCGCTtatcaacttaaatttttgaCCGAGTTACACTAGGCTAacgttttcttttatttttttaaacccaaaCTAGTTTAGACCGTGAATCAACCTCTCATGTcgatttatgtttaataaaaatattatatatttttaattaaattaataaaaatagagaaattttataatgctcaagaaatagaaaaaagtagATACAATAAGAAAGGTGAAATCTTATATGAAGATATTCTAATATTtggtttattaatttaatttaattttttctctttgtatttctttctttctttaagatgtgccataaaaaaataactaatacaaGATAACTACTCTCTAGTTCGAAAATGCCATGTTACAAACTTAAATccaatttgatttatatataaaaaataaatatgaaaaaaattgtcaaCACTACATgccaaatttaattaaaataaattaggttGGCTTAATTTGACTTTATCATgcgagatatttttattaatttgtaaaaaaaaaaactcataaaaaaataaattataggatgatttaaaatataaaaataaatatattttaaaaactgagaacaattaaaattctaaattaaactatatccaaaattaaaaaaaattaagagattacCTCAAATTAATAAGACAAGAAACCCAAAAATACCCCAcctaataaaaccaaaatattaattatcctATATAATTATTAGCTTAATCCaattaatcaacaaatataaaaaatatactcaTCCCatgtgaaaattttgaaaaacagatTCAGTCTTTTCTAAAGCAATAATAAAGAGTTCaaccagataaaaaagaaaaaaaaaaaaagaagcttctACTTTATCCCATTTATTGAATGGCCACCAATAAAAATCACATATACTTAACTGCTAAGCTTCCCCACGACCCATACTGCATTCTCTATAAATTGCACAGTATGCCACCTCAAAAACATGCAACTCAAACGGCAAGAAAGAACCTTGGAGAAGAAGGTATGTCGTTGAACGTGCTGCCTGAAGGATGCATAGCAAACGTTTTGGCGTTCACCGGCCCGAGGGATGCTTGTAGGCTGTCCATTGTTTCTTCCTTGTTTAAGTCGGCGGGAGAATCTGATGCTGTGTGGGAAAGGTTCCTTCCTCGTGATTATCAATCTATCATATTTACATCCGATAGTTATGTTCTGTTGTCTTCTCTTTCTTCCAAGAAAGAGCTCTATCTCAGGCTTTGTGAGAAGCCCATAATTATCGACGATGGCAAAAAGGTGACTCTCATGTcaatctcttcctttttttttccttataaaattaaatcgaGTACGTAGAACTAGACAAGGCAAGAACAAGTGTTCTTCGAGGATCTTGTAGGTGTGACAAGTGGCATCCTCAAGCGGtgcatgttttattattattattattttattagggtGAATATCTAGTTGTgtttaaccttttatttttatggcttGGAACAGAGCTTTTCATTGGTAAAAAAGAGCGGGAAGAAATGCTACATGCTGTCTGCAAGAGACCTGATGATTGTATGGGGTGACACTCCTACTTATTGGAGATGGAATTCTGATTCTTCTTCCAggttggtttctttttctttgtctaatGGTGTAGTTCTTCTCATTTATTTTGTGATTGGAAaatttttatgacttttttgTTGGATTCTGACAGGTTTGGGGAAGTGGCAGAGCTGATTGGTGTATGTTGGCTTGAAATCTGTGGCAAAATTAATGCAACTATGCTATCTCCAGCAACATTGTACGCAGCATATCTTGTGTTCAAGCCAAAAGAAGGAGCTTATGGGCTGGATTACCAGCCAGTGGAGGTTGGGGTGGGGCTTGTTGGTAGTGAAAATGGTAAGCGAAATGTGTATTTGGACTCACAGAGAGGTCGAGCACATCGATATCATCTTGTAAGAAGGCGCATTGGGTTGCACAACCGCAGCCGAATTGTGGGGATGCAAGAACCTGTGCCTGCTAGTGAAAACAATGGACAGCATCCAAAGGAAAGGGGAGATGGGTGGCTGGAGATTGAGTTGGGTGAGTTCTTTTGCAAGGAAGGGGAAGATGGAGAACTGGAAATGAGAGTTCAAGAGGTGAAGAGTGGTGATTGGAAAGGTGGGCTGACTGTCGAGGGGATTGAGATTAGGCCAAAAGAAGGTTAATAAATAAAGCAAGTTTTTTCCCCCCATTCTATTAGTAATGTCTTTACCTACTCTTTTCGCAAGGGTAGCAAGAGCTTTTGCTGGTGTTATTTCATAGCTATTAGTATCTTCATCTgcaaattttcattttgatgtTTGCCCAATGATGTTCTTTGGTTATTGTAATAGAAATCTGGTTCATTTTCTTATGTTGAATCTTGTAGTCATTTAGCGTTTTGCCAAGTTGTATGTGTGTGCATAAATTGTTCATAGAACCTCATGGCATGAGCTTTTGAATTAGTTTCTAATTAACTTAAAACCTGTGATTCAAACCTCAATATTCCACAAATTTTACAACTCAAGCTctatattaaaagaagaatgtGTATAAAACCTCTGTGTTTGGAACTGCAATTGGGTACCATCTCGATTCTTTTGAGGTGCTTTATGATTTCTCAGATATACAAATGCTGGAGGGCATGCGTTGCTGCCATTTGCACGGATTTCTTCATTCTGAATCTATTTAGCAATTCACATAATGATTTCATGGAGAAagtgaataaaaatatagattttctCATCATACTGCTGCTTCAACACTTACAAAATGATTGCGTCGGTGAGTGCGCGCTCCAGATGTATGATCCTCCTGAACTTTTCATCATCAGTAGGATGGTTATGCGACTGTGTTGAATATCATAGGCTgaggttttgttttgattattaggCAATGCACAATTGCACATGCTTGAGGTGTGATGTAGAGTACCCTTTTGGATGTTACAGGCAGAGACTCTCTGAATGCTTTTGCTTGTTCGGAGTGTCCTTGCTCACAGTGATCTTGATGAAGCATTGCATCAATGGTGAATGAAGAACAGAAATACTCGCTAGCTTCCTAGCTTGAACGAGGCCTTTATTCCTTGCATCTCTTCTAATTTCCTTATGTTTCCTTCTCTTCTATTTATGTTCTCtgcattttaatttaaaataattgagggCCTGTGTTTCTATTGCCGTCATAAATATAACTCCGTGCCCAATTTCATATGGTAATGTTAGCTGCGGAGGGAAGCTGTACTTGAATCATGGGATGATGAAAAAAGAGTAGGGCACTTTTATTTTCACTTGGTGATGATGGAAGCTCTGCGAAGCTTGGTAGTAAAGCTATGGCATATGCTTTAACGAGAGTGCGCACTGTTTAGGATTTCTTGAGAGCACAACCTACAAAGAGGTGAGACATAGCTTCTAAGATGATGGAAAATATGGGTTATCATGTCGGATTAGGTGTAGCTGGTGGAGAATGTTAGTCCATTTCCACGAAGCTCCTCCATCCAGCAATCAGTTGATCGTGCCTTGGATCCTCAAAAGGAAAGGATCAAAGAGAATCAGGGGAAGAAGCGAAATAGAGGTCTCTTCAAGTTTGCTAAAGGGGCTGCCCAATTACGAAAAAAATCCTTATGTTTTAGCTCTCATCAATAATGAACTTGCTGTGCACAACGAAGTTCGAAGCTTCGACAGCCAAGAAGCCGAAAAGATGAGCTTTTAGGAACGGAAGTAGGAAGGTGTATCTGCTTGCTTCACTGCAAAACATCAACAGGATCGGAATCAGGGAAGGCGGCTTCCATGGTTGCCTCACAGCCTGCCTATTCGAGAACATCTGCTCGTGGGCTCGTTGACGAATCAACCGGGAGGAAGGAATAGACTCGTACCTTCAAGGCGCACCTTTGCTTCAGTGGAAGCACGCGGCTGCTGCGAGGAAGCTTGACAGAGGTTGCTAAGCTTTGACAGAAGTTGAGGTTGCTCAAGCATCGTGCTGCTGTTGCCAGTAGGGAAAAGGAGGATCGTTGGCATAAGTTTTGAGGCCATAATGTTGTGTGCTTTTAGTTGAAAATCATCAAATGTGTGCTTATTTGAATCTAAAAGAATCCTGTTTCATGGTAACCAATCTGTAGGAGTTCCAATCAAGTTTGAAATCTCGACTCTGTTATGCTCCTTGGTTTTGAAATTCCAATCTATAGTTCGTTCTGAATTTAGAACTCAGGCATTTGGATGTATGCATTTCGAATTGTGCACCAGAATACAGTGTACGATTTTCcagtaaatacaaaaaaaaagcgGGTCTATAatgcaaaatcaattttataaatcgATCAGATTTTGATGTTCAGTTGACATAAAAACGTTTTAAAGAAGGAAGACAAATAAATACGACTCGAGTagtaggccatgtttgtttctcggaaagtagtttccaaactttcctgtgtttgtttgtcattaaaaaaggtggtcaacagaaaatatttttcagtcaacgaaaaacactttcagtcaaagaaaaacactttccggtcaacggaaaacactttcatgtattttccTGACTTGAAATTATAGAAACTTGCAAGAAGTGCAATCTTGTGCTACTTACAATTAACCTCATGTGCGTGCTTATGAAGTTTGTTGTGTTCATTATTTGCAATAGCAGCTGAGCATGCATAAGCTCCAGCTAAGCACGAACTTGCTGATACTAAGAGAAAGGTCTTCCATTGCCTTCCTGATGCTACATTGGTCACTGCAGTCAATGCAAGAGAAATTGCAGAGAGGGATTTTTTCCAAGCCTAGAAACTCTTGACTACAATAGTGCATCCCTTGCGATGAATTACGTGTCTGAAATATCGGTTAATCACATAGGGTGCATGCATTGTTCCAACATATCCTACCTTTCGCCTGTGAAGAAGCTAAAGCTCCAGCAACAAGACCAGCTAGTGAATGTTCTACAACAGCAGGTACTTGGGGCAAAGAAATCATGCTGTGTCCGAAATGACAAGGCATTTGATGCAGGATGAAGCACAAAGATAGTAAAACAGTCACAGAAAATATAGATTTGGTGAGCGAAAAGGGATGCAAGCTTGCATCCTAAATTACCAATTTATTGTTCTGAAATAAAGTCTAAGTGATGTCTCCACTTAAAAAGGTTTATAATGTCTTTCATAGCCTAGAAAAACCAACCTCTAGGTAACAGTATCAGAATTCTAAAACATGAAggacaataatataaaatccaaaataacatAAGAAATACAAGGAAATCAAGGAAATTTGACAAAACAAGATATTCAGAGTTTAATTTTGAGAAATCTGTATAGTGAATTAGCTGCTAAAAGGCTACTTTTTAGAACTGGATTTCAAAACTCTCTTATaagaatttaaatcaaatttaattatcaaatcaaaagttatgatatattttaactactatacttgtttgacaTGATCActccttttttatttagccCAACTTTGTCCCattattctataaaaatatttgctaCACCACCCTTGTTTGAAACTTATCTCCATTTAGATATGACAGATACTCATTGACCGCTCAAGAACCTTTAGTTTATGCTAGCCCTACTAAATAAACTTGTTAATGTTCTTAATCTTGACTTCATACAGCTATTAATCTTTCCATGATCTATATATCTTAAGAATACGAACACGAATACCAATATATGCACAGTTCTTGTTTACATTCTCCACTCTCAGCCTTTAAGGGCAAGGCAAACCTCTTTTCAGTGGAATCCACAGAAAAGGAGAAAGCAGAGGACTGTCAAGTCAACAAACGAAGGAGTAGCGAAATCGGAGAACATAGTATAATGGTTGCTGCTTTGAAACAAGTTGTACGTATACCTCTTATAGAACTTCAAAGGGTATGCTAAATGGAATGCCAAAActgaaagaaatattattttatctgttTTATGCTTGTTTATATGCTggaatgctaaaaaaaatattaaaatatcttttctcTTTAGTAAAAATTATTCCTTTATATCTTTTACATgggccaacaaaaaaataaaccaataaaatagagccaacaaaaaaataaaataaactaataaaatggTGCCAACAAAAGATAAAGCAACCTTCTCTGTTAAACCGCCGAGAATGACAGTAGTTCTTTACCATCTGAGGTGATCTAACAAAACTTGCACGTAACCATTTGAATTAgccatttttatcaaatagcGCTGTTAAATAATGAAGAGCACGATTGCTTTTGATCCCTGAATTTCTAAGAAATTTCCTTGGCATTGCCAAGCAGAAGCAAAACCGCGtgcttatttattttcatgtcaCCAGGCTTTCTTACTCCCAGTTCAGTTGCTCCACGAAGCGGTTCTTTGGCTATAGaaatttggttttctttctctcttaaaCCCTGGACGGAGGCTGATTAATGAAGTGAAGATCACGGGTAAATACcatctccctccctctctttgCACTGCAGGACAGTACTCTCCACTCTCCAGGCTGCGCTAACATCGTCTCTCTCAAAGCACGCACCGATCGAGGTATCATCGTTATGCTCTatgatcctttttttcttcttatttcttgCATTTATATGGTGTTTTCTTCGTTTCCAGTCATCTATATGTGGCTTCTGCATTTTTCCGtgttagttattttcttttgcgaactgtttatcttttctatcaTGTATATATATCGTTTTCTTTCTTGTATGTCTGATCCCTTCAACGCTTTCCACGCAAAACTTCATATATTTAATGGAGTTCtgtaatcatcaataaaatttgattattataaaaaaaacaaaccatctGGATTTGTTCTTGAAGCAGTAAAGAGAGGGGGAGGGGGGTGTTTTTCCGGGTGGAGTCAAGTCAAACTGAGACATATATATTGCGTCATTAGATGTTGCATTTTATCAGAGATGAGTTAGTCTCGCCTGAATTATTTGAAGGAATATTTCTGCATGATGCCAGTAATTTGTCTCTGTCAATCAATTCGTGGGGTATTGGACAAAATTGTTTATGAGGTATTTCTGCATGTTTACGCATGTAGTGTTTAGTCATTATCGCGCGAACCTCCACAAATAAGGGCGTATGTTTGCTTTCCCGTCTGTGTTTCTTTCAAGTGTCTGAACTTTCAAAAACAAGGGCATAATGTTTACTCGTGTGTGTGTTTATTGTTTAATGTGTGGGCTTTCATTCTCCTTTCTACGGCTTAAGTGCTTGCTGCATCACCATGTTTTCTCCGTCAGTTTCACGTTCTGTTTCTATTACATGTGGTTATGTGGTTTTCAAATAGGCCTAGCATTGGAGCTTGAGATATGGAATACATGTTATTGTATGAGCACGTCACTTGTTATCGACAGATTTTTGGGCATTCAAGTTTCAAGATAACTAAACTTGATGCTGTACTATTTGTTTAGGAGTTTGAAACTGATATCAAATAGAAGAACAATTTCATGTTTTCCTTGTTGAATGGCTTTTTCAAGCAGATAACCTTAATATTGCCAGAGAACCTTAATATTGGAGCTTGAGATATGGATCAAATATTGCCAGAGAACCTTAATATTCTATCCTCTAAATGTTCCTTTGTTACCATCTCTTTTTACGTTTTCAGTTCTTCCTCTGATTTCTAATTGTAAGCTGCATGCCTGATCTGGCAGCAACCCCTTATTTTTTCGTGCCATAGGCAGACAGATTTTAAACCTCTCATCCCGGACACAAGCTATCAGTTAGATATCCTGGTCACGAGCTAGAGGAATGGACAATCAGACAAGACCCAATAGTAGCGGAAGTATAATGATCTCTACCTCCGAACTTCGCAGACGTGCATTTCGGAGAAACGTATTGGTTGAGAGTTTGTTACCCCCGCCTCCTCCTGTGCCAAAAGATGAAATTGCATTAGAGGCTCATTATCGATCTGAAGTGAACGTTGAGCTACCAGAAAAAATTCCAATGCAGGCTCATAATCAATCTGAAGGAAAAGTTGAGCCAAATTCAGGGCTGCATAAATGTAGTACGGTTGGATTCTACAACTTTCATTTACTCCTTGTTTTATCAGCATCTCAATTGTGTTTATAGATCAAATTCTtacaatattaaatttcaaacaaCATGTCGTTTTGTGTCCTTGTAGAGGGGGGCACCACCCAGGCACACCTCGGACCACAGGGCTCCTCATGTGCCACCCGATGAAATTGGCTTGGAGGCTCAAAACCAATCTGAAATGAAAATTGAGCCAAAAACGGGGCGATATAAATATAGTGATGTTGGATTCTATAACTGCCATTTACTCCTCATCTCATTACCATCTCAATTGTGTTTATGGATCAAATTTTTGCAATTCTAAGTTTCAAACATGTTGTTTTGGGTCCTTGCAGAGGGGGGCACCACCTAGGCACACCTCGAACCACAAGGCTTCTCATGTGCCACCCGATGAAATTGGCTTAGAGGCTCAGAACCGATCTGAAGAGAAAATTCAGCCAAAGTCGAGGCGATATAAACATAATACGGTTGGATTCTATAACTCTCATTTACTCATTGTTTCAACACCATCTCAATTATGTTTAtggataaaaattttacaattcTAAGTTTCAAACATGTCGTTTTGGGTCCTTGCAGAGGGGGGGTACCATGTATGCAAACCTCGGACCACAAGGCTCCTCATGTGCCACCCGATAAAATTGGCTTGGAGGCTCAAAACCAATCTAAAGTGAAAGATGAGCCAAAGTCGGGGCGATATAAATACAGTGATGTTGGATTCTATAACTCACATTTACTCCTCATTTCATCACCATTTCAATTGTGTTTATGGATCAAATTTTTGCAATTCTAAGTTTCAAACATCATCTTATTTTGGGTCCTTGTAGAAGGGGCCACCATCCAGGCAGACCTCGAACCATAGGGCTCCTCATGTGCTATCCGAAGAAATTGGCTTGGAGGCTCAGAATCGATTTGAAGGGAAAGCTGAGCCAAAGTCTAGGCGATATAAATATAGTGCGGTTGGATTTTATaactccaatttactccttgtTTCATCACCATCTTAATTGTGTTTATGGATcaaatttttgcaattttaagTTTCAAACAACATGTTGTTTTGGGTCCTTGCAGAGGGGGGCACCACCCAAGCAAACCTCGGACCACAGGGCTCCTCATATACCACCCGATAAAATTGGCTTGGAGGCTCAAAACCAATCTGAAGTGAAAGATGAGCCAAAATCGGGGCGATATAGATATAGTGATGTTGGATTCTATAACTCCCATTTACTCCTCGTTTCATCACCATCTCAATTGTGTTTGTGGATCAAATTTTTGCAATTGTAAGTTTCAAACAACATGTTGTTTTGTGTCTTTGCAGAAGGGGGCACCATCTAGGCACACCTCGGACCACAAGGCTCCTCATGTGTCACCCGATGAAATTGGCTTGGAGACTCAGAACCGATTTGAAATGAAAGTTAAGCCAAAATCGGGGCTATATAAATACAGTGCGGTTGGATTCTACAACTTCCATTTACTCCTTGTTTTACCACCATCTCAATTGTGCATATGGATCAAATTTTTGCAATTCTAATTTTCAAATGACATGTTGTTTTGGATCCTTGCAGAGTTGGCCACCCAGGCACACCTCGGACCATAGGACTCCTCATGTCCCACCCGATGAAATTGCATTGGAGCCTCAAAATCGATCTCAAATGAAAGTTGAGCTAAAGTCGGGGCGATATAAAGATAGTGATGTTGGATTCTACAACTCTCATTTACTCCTTGTTTCATCACCATCTTTATGGATCAAATTTTTGCAATTCTAAGTTTCAAACAACATGTTGTTTTGGGTCCTTGTAGATGGGGGTACCACCGAGGCACACCTCGAACCATAGGGCTCCTCATATGTCACCCGATGAAATTGACTTGGAGGCTCTGAACCGATGTGAAGTGAAAGTTGAGCCACTAGAAAAAATTGCATTGCAGGTTCAGAACCAATCTGAAGTGAAAGTTGAGCCAAAGTTGGGGCCATATATATGTAGTGTGGTGTGATTCTACAACTCCCATTTACTCCTTGTTTCATCACCATCTCAATTGTGTTTGTGGATCAAATTTTTGCAATTCTAATTTTCAAACAATATGTTTTGGGTCCTTGCAGGGTTGGCCACCCAGACACACCTCAGACCATAAAACTCCTCGTGTGCCACCCGATGAAATTGCATTGGAGCCTCAAAACCAATTTGAAGTGAAAATTGAGTCCAAGTTGCAGCTATCTGCTCAAGATCAAATCAATGAGGTTAAATTCTACAACTTCCATTTACTCCTTTGTTCCCTTCTTTAATATACAGAGCTAATGACCTTGGGTAATGTGATGTTACATTGatccattcttttaatttacaaaaaaataaaaatgcatctaaaattttataattatactggttttaatttttttggtgcaGAAAACAAGAGAGTGGGCTTTGTTAATCACCAGCGTACTTCTAGAGGCCATGTCTGCAGTTTTTGATCAGGTGGGGTAC encodes:
- the LOC7471349 gene encoding uncharacterized protein LOC7471349 isoform X2, which gives rise to MDQIFAILSFKHHLILGPCRRGHHPGRPRTIGLLMCYPKKLAWRLRIDLKGKLSQSLGDINIVRLDFITPIYSLFHHHLNCVYGSNFCNFKFQTTCCFGSLQRGAPPKQTSDHRAPHIPPDKIGLEAQNQSEVKDEPKSGRYRYSDKGAPSRHTSDHKAPHVSPDEIGLETQNRFEMKVKPKSGLYKYSASWPPRHTSDHRTPHVPPDEIALEPQNRSQMKVELKSGRYKDSDMGVPPRHTSNHRAPHMSPDEIDLEALNRCEVKVEPLEKIALQVQNQSEVKVEPKLGPYICSVGWPPRHTSDHKTPRVPPDEIALEPQNQFEVKIESKLQLSAQDQINEKTREWALLITSVLLEAMSAVFDQVGYALMGMVISFLALFLSSLDLICKARKEGVQRSQPFGGLLEYFGLAAAVWQCFYSTMEYLYTRKNQQNPINMCLLPFLFALCVLIFRLIKCRT
- the LOC7471349 gene encoding uncharacterized protein LOC7471349 isoform X3 — translated: MSQSRGDINTVIRGHHPGRPRTIGLLMCYPKKLAWRLRIDLKGKLSQSLGDINIVRLDFITPIYSLFHHHLNCVYGSNFCNFKFQTTCCFGSLQRGAPPKQTSDHRAPHIPPDKIGLEAQNQSEVKDEPKSGRYRYSDKGAPSRHTSDHKAPHVSPDEIGLETQNRFEMKVKPKSGLYKYSASWPPRHTSDHRTPHVPPDEIALEPQNRSQMKVELKSGRYKDSDMGVPPRHTSNHRAPHMSPDEIDLEALNRCEVKVEPLEKIALQVQNQSEVKVEPKLGPYICSVGWPPRHTSDHKTPRVPPDEIALEPQNQFEVKIESKLQLSAQDQINEKTREWALLITSVLLEAMSAVFDQVGYALMGMVISFLALFLSSLDLICKARKEGVQRSQPFGGLLQYFGLAAAVWQCFYSTIEYLYTRKNQQNPIKMCLLPFIFALCVLIFRLIKCRT
- the LOC127905456 gene encoding uncharacterized protein LOC127905456 codes for the protein MDNQTRPNSSGSIMISTSELRRRAFRRNVLVESLLPPPPPVPKDEIALEAHYRSEVNVELPEKIPMQAHNQSEGKVEPNSGLHKCSTRGAPPRHTSDHRAPHVPPDEIGLEAQNQSEMKIEPKTGRYKYSDRGAPPRHTSNHKASHVPPDEIGLEAQNRSEEKIQPKSRRYKHNTVGFYNSHLLIVSTPSQLCLWIKILQF
- the LOC7471349 gene encoding uncharacterized protein LOC7471349 isoform X4 gives rise to the protein MQTSDHKAPHVPPDKIGLEAQNQSKVKDEPKSGRYKYSDKGPPSRQTSNHRAPHVLSEEIGLEAQNRFEGKAEPKSRRYKYSARGAPPKQTSDHRAPHIPPDKIGLEAQNQSEVKDEPKSGRYRYSDKGAPSRHTSDHKAPHVSPDEIGLETQNRFEMKVKPKSGLYKYSASWPPRHTSDHRTPHVPPDEIALEPQNRSQMKVELKSGRYKDSDMGVPPRHTSNHRAPHMSPDEIDLEALNRCEVKVEPLEKIALQVQNQSEVKVEPKLGPYICSVGWPPRHTSDHKTPRVPPDEIALEPQNQFEVKIESKLQLSAQDQINEKTREWALLITSVLLEAMSAVFDQVGYALMGMVISFLALFLSSLDLICKARKEGVQRSQPFGGLLQYFGLAAAVWQCFYSTIEYLYTRKNQQNPIKMCLLPFIFALCVLIFRLIKCRT
- the LOC7471349 gene encoding uncharacterized protein LOC7471349 isoform X1, yielding MDQIFAILSFKHHLILGPCRRGHHPGRPRTIGLLMCYPKKLAWRLRIDLKGKLSQSLGDINIVRLDFITPIYSLFHHHLNCVYGSNFCNFKFQTTCCFGSLQRGAPPKQTSDHRAPHIPPDKIGLEAQNQSEVKDEPKSGRYRYSDKGAPSRHTSDHKAPHVSPDEIGLETQNRFEMKVKPKSGLYKYSASWPPRHTSDHRTPHVPPDEIALEPQNRSQMKVELKSGRYKDSDMGVPPRHTSNHRAPHMSPDEIDLEALNRCEVKVEPLEKIALQVQNQSEVKVEPKLGPYICSVGWPPRHTSDHKTPRVPPDEIALEPQNQFEVKIESKLQLSAQDQINEKTREWALLITSVLLEAMSAVFDQVGYALMGMVISFLALFLSSLDLICKARKEGVQRSQPFGGLLQYFGLAAAVWQCFYSTIEYLYTRKNQQNPIKMCLLPFIFALCVLIFRLIKCRT
- the LOC7489164 gene encoding putative F-box protein PP2-B12: MPPQKHATQTARKNLGEEGMSLNVLPEGCIANVLAFTGPRDACRLSIVSSLFKSAGESDAVWERFLPRDYQSIIFTSDSYVLLSSLSSKKELYLRLCEKPIIIDDGKKSFSLVKKSGKKCYMLSARDLMIVWGDTPTYWRWNSDSSSRFGEVAELIGVCWLEICGKINATMLSPATLYAAYLVFKPKEGAYGLDYQPVEVGVGLVGSENGKRNVYLDSQRGRAHRYHLVRRRIGLHNRSRIVGMQEPVPASENNGQHPKERGDGWLEIELGEFFCKEGEDGELEMRVQEVKSGDWKGGLTVEGIEIRPKEG